The genomic interval GCAGACGGAGACCATCAAAGGGGACGTGTTCAAAGCCGTAAAAAATCTGGTGCGGCGCGGGCGGCGCTTCGATTTGGTGTTCATCGGTGCTCCATATGAGCCGGGTTTGGCCGCCGAGGCCTTGAGGGCCGTGGCCGAGACGCTTCCCCTCCGGCCGGGAGCATTGGTGGTGGTGGAAACCTTTCACAAGGAGGAGCTGGGCGACTCCTTCCCGCCCCTTTCTCTCCTGGATTCCCGCGTCTACGGGGAGACACGCCTCACCTTC from Methanomassiliicoccales archaeon carries:
- a CDS encoding RsmD family RNA methyltransferase translates to QTETIKGDVFKAVKNLVRRGRRFDLVFIGAPYEPGLAAEALRAVAETLPLRPGALVVVETFHKEELGDSFPPLSLLDSRVYGETRLTFFRFGPAEKNR